One window of the Sciurus carolinensis chromosome 8, mSciCar1.2, whole genome shotgun sequence genome contains the following:
- the Tmem139 gene encoding transmembrane protein 139: MVPSQLWGRLEKPLLSLSCASLLLGLALLSIRPDIAPVAYFFLTLAGFFLFACLLACFLERGLRSMPTESPEASSNARDNEAFEVPTYEEAVVVLESESRPQQLDQPPPYSSVVTPPELDGGQPSQSERPRTHRLERRVGSEGAMTPEGSPGRSLISLRLRGPRVVSTAPDLQSLRATPKTEPLTPPPAYDVCFAHSDDDNVFYENNWTFP; this comes from the exons ATGGTGCCAAGCCAGTTGTGGGGGAGACTGGAGAAACCACTTCTCTCCCTGAGTTGTGCCTCCCTACTCCTGGGCCTGGCTTTACTGAGCATACGGCCAGACATAGCCCCTGTTGCTTATTTCTTTCTCACCTTGGCTGGCTTCTTCTTGTTTGCCTGCCTCCTGGCCTGTTTTCTGGAACGGGGGCTCCGATCAATGCCAACGGAGAGCCCAGAGGCCTCAAGCAATGCACG GGACAATGAAGCTTTTGAGGTGCCAACATATGAAGAGGCCGTGGTGGTGTTGGAATCAGAGAGCCGCCCACAACAGCTGGATCAACCACCCCCTTACAGCAGCGTTGTAACCCCCCCAGAACTTGATGGAGGACAGCCTAGTCAATCAGAGAGGCCCAGGACACACAGACTGGAAAGGCGAGTGGGCTCAGAGGGGGCTATGACCCCAGAAGGAAGCCCTGGAAGATCTCTAATCAGCCTTCGGCTTCGGGGTCCACGGGTCGTGTCCACCGCTCCTGATCTACAGAGCTTGAGGGCAACCCCCAAAACGGAGCCTCTTACTCCACCCCCTGCCTATGATGTCTGCTTTGCTCATTCTGATGATGATAATGTTTTCTATGAAAACAACTGGACATTCCCCTAA
- the Gstk1 gene encoding glutathione S-transferase kappa 1 isoform X1 — MGPLPRTLELFYDVLSPYSWLCFEVLCRYQKIWNIKLQLQPTLIAGIMKDSGNKPPALLPRKGQYLKSELSLLKHHFQVPIKFPKDFFSVIIDKGSLSAMRFLTAVNMETPEMLEKVSRELWMRVWSRDEDISEPQSILAAAEKAGLSAEQAQGLLGMISTAEVKKKLMEVTEVACKYGAFGLPVTVAHVDDQTHMLFGSDRMELLAYLLGEKWMGPVPPALNARL; from the exons ATGGGGCCCCTGCCGCGCACCCTGGAGCTCTTCTACGATGTCCTGTCCCCGTACTCCTGGCTGTGCTTCGAG GTCCTGTGCAGGTAtcagaagatctggaacatcaaGCTACAATTGCAGCCCACTCTCATTGCAGGAATCATGAAAGATAGCG GAAACAAGCCCCCAGCTCTGCTTCCTCGCAAAGGACAATACTTGAAAAGTGAACTCAGTCTCCTGAAACACCATTTCCAGGTTCCCATCAAATTCCCCAAGGATTTCTTCTCTGTGATTATTGACAAAG GAAGTCTATCTGCCATGCGATTCCTCACGGCTGTAAACATGGAGACCCCAGAGATGCTGGAGAAGGTGTCTAGGGAGCTATGGATGCGAGTCTGGTCACGG GATGAAGATATTTCAGAGCCCCAGAGCATCCTGGCT GCTGCAGAGAAGGCAGGTCTGTCTGCAGAGCAAGCCCAAGGCCTTCTGGGGATGATCTCCACAGCAGAGGTGAAGAAGAAGCTCATGGAGGTCACAGAGGTGGCCTGCAAATATGGG GCCTTTGGACTGCCTGTCACCGTGGCCCATGTGGATGACCAAACTCACATGCTGTTTGGCTCTGACCGAATGGAGTTGCTGGCATACCTGCTGG GAGAGAAGTGGATGGGCCCTGTGCCTCCAGCCCTGAATGCCAGACTTTAA
- the Gstk1 gene encoding glutathione S-transferase kappa 1 isoform X2: MGPLPRTLELFYDVLSPYSWLCFEVLCRYQKIWNIKLQLQPTLIAGIMKDSGSLSAMRFLTAVNMETPEMLEKVSRELWMRVWSRDEDISEPQSILAAAEKAGLSAEQAQGLLGMISTAEVKKKLMEVTEVACKYGAFGLPVTVAHVDDQTHMLFGSDRMELLAYLLGEKWMGPVPPALNARL; this comes from the exons ATGGGGCCCCTGCCGCGCACCCTGGAGCTCTTCTACGATGTCCTGTCCCCGTACTCCTGGCTGTGCTTCGAG GTCCTGTGCAGGTAtcagaagatctggaacatcaaGCTACAATTGCAGCCCACTCTCATTGCAGGAATCATGAAAGATAGCG GAAGTCTATCTGCCATGCGATTCCTCACGGCTGTAAACATGGAGACCCCAGAGATGCTGGAGAAGGTGTCTAGGGAGCTATGGATGCGAGTCTGGTCACGG GATGAAGATATTTCAGAGCCCCAGAGCATCCTGGCT GCTGCAGAGAAGGCAGGTCTGTCTGCAGAGCAAGCCCAAGGCCTTCTGGGGATGATCTCCACAGCAGAGGTGAAGAAGAAGCTCATGGAGGTCACAGAGGTGGCCTGCAAATATGGG GCCTTTGGACTGCCTGTCACCGTGGCCCATGTGGATGACCAAACTCACATGCTGTTTGGCTCTGACCGAATGGAGTTGCTGGCATACCTGCTGG GAGAGAAGTGGATGGGCCCTGTGCCTCCAGCCCTGAATGCCAGACTTTAA